CAGGGTCGGGTGGTCGACGATGCCGCTGCCGATACGCTGTTCGCCGAGGGGGAAGGGCGAGTCCGAACCCAGCATCACCCGTTCACTGCCCATCACTTCCACCAGCAGTTTCAGGGCGCCGGGGTCGAACACCGCCGAGTCGACAAAGAAGCGCTTGACGTAGCTGGACGGCAACTGCGGGCAGTCTTCGCGGACGATGTCGCGGTGACGCCAGGCGTTGTCCACCCGGCCCAGGAGAAAGGCAAAGCCGCCACCGCCGTGGGCGAAGCAGATGCGCAGGGATTCGGGCAGCCGCTCGAACGCCCCGGAGAGGATCAGCGACAGAATCCCCAGCTGGGTTTCCGCCGGCATCGCCACCAGCCACGGCAGCATCCACTTGCGCATGCGCTCGCCGCCCATCATGTCCCAGGGGTGCACCAGCACCGGGATCTGGTTACGGGCGCAGTGATCGAGAAAGGTCACCAGATGATCGTGGTCCAGGTCGTGATTGCCCACGTGGTTGCCGATCTGCACGCCGACGTGGCCGATGGCCTGGGCCCGGCTGGCTTCGGCGCAGGCGGCGTCCAGGTCCTGCAGTGGCACTTGGGCCAGGACCTTGAGCCGGCGTTCGTGGCCGGCGGTCATGGCCATGGCCCGATCGTTCATCAACTGGGCCCAGGGCAGGGCCCGTTCGATGGGCGCGTCGTAGGCGAACATCACCGGCGTGGCGCACATGATCTGCAGGTCCAGGCCTTGCTCGTCCAGGTGCTCGACACGTCGCGCCGGGTCCCAGAGCACGTCGTGCACCGGACGAAAGGCTTTGTCGCCGACCATGATCTGGCCCCGGGCGCCGTCCTTGTGCAGCCAGGGCGCGCGCACCGGGTCTAGGCGTGCGGCCTCGGCCTGGCTGATGTCGGGGAAGAAGTGCGAATGCATGTCGATTTTCATAAGGGGGTCGCCGCCTTGAGGGTGTGGTGCCAGGTCTGCCAGTCGCGGCCCGGATGGATTTCGCCGCAGCCGCTG
This genomic stretch from Pseudomonas sp. Os17 harbors:
- a CDS encoding amidohydrolase family protein codes for the protein MKIDMHSHFFPDISQAEAARLDPVRAPWLHKDGARGQIMVGDKAFRPVHDVLWDPARRVEHLDEQGLDLQIMCATPVMFAYDAPIERALPWAQLMNDRAMAMTAGHERRLKVLAQVPLQDLDAACAEASRAQAIGHVGVQIGNHVGNHDLDHDHLVTFLDHCARNQIPVLVHPWDMMGGERMRKWMLPWLVAMPAETQLGILSLILSGAFERLPESLRICFAHGGGGFAFLLGRVDNAWRHRDIVREDCPQLPSSYVKRFFVDSAVFDPGALKLLVEVMGSERVMLGSDSPFPLGEQRIGSGIVDHPTLAEADKTRLLGSNAQAFFNLY